GTAGACAGACTCCTGTCTGGTTGCACCGCCGGCGATGACACTGACCCTCTGACGCTGGGGCTCGCTAAAGATCAGCAAATCGCTTTGTACTCTGGCAATATGCTCAGGTGGAGCTGTAATAACTATATGCATTACGGTATGCATTGATAGTATTTGAGATATTGGCCAGATATATACCGGATATCCGTTAAGCTCGTGAAACTGTTTGGGTAGCGGTGCACCAAAGCGGCTGCCACTACCACCAGCAACCACAATTGCGGCTACTTTGCTACCGACTCCGGCACTATCCATATAAGGGTTAGTTGCTACCACTGGCTGAGCCAGCTTTGACTTCGCTTATGGCATCGACAGCTTCAAGCATGCTGACTGATTCATTGGCGACACTGTCCTGCTCATCTGCTTGATTAAGCTTAGGGCTGGCGTCAAAAGTACCCTCTTGCTTTGGCGTAGCATCAAAAACAGCCAGTTGCTTGGGCTCTATTACTTCGTCATCCATATCGATATGATCTGCCGGTGCTGCCTTTTGTGCTTTGTCCATCACAGTGCGCCAGGTTTGACCATCTTTTGATAGTCTAAAATACTCCTGGAATTTTTTAGTGGTGGTCAAAGTAGGAGAGCGGCCGTCTTCTTTGCGGTGAATAAGCTCCCGGGCCAGTAGCTCCTTAATATGATCATAAGCGCCAGCACCACGGATTTTAATTACTTCCGATTGCATTACTGGTTGTTTGATAGCGATTGCTGAGAGTGTGCGCACTAGAGATGTAGGCATCTCAAATGGTGCAAACTCATCCACTAGATTGCTAAACTCGTCTTTGACTTGCATCATATAGCCATCTTCGTCGGCTATTTCGATGGCGCCCTGGCGCTCTTCGTAATCATTTATAAGCTCAAGCATAGCCTGACGCACCAGCTGTACATCCTGGTTGATTGTCCGGGCAATTACTTGTGTTTTGAGAGGTTTGTCTGTCAAAAACAGTAAAGCTTCAATTTGATTTTTTAGGTTCATGGTATCACCGGTGAGGCGTTATATTCTGGCATTTTACTGGTTAAGTGCAGCTTGCGCTGTCACTGTAGCTAGCTCGCCCTGACAGAGCGTTAGATAAAGAGGACCGTAATAAACGTCCTGGGCAAGATCTATTTTACCGGCGTTGGATAAAAATAGCGCTGCCAGAAATGCTTCTACCCAGTCTCCTTTATTACTGAATCTTT
Above is a window of Candidatus Obscuribacter sp. DNA encoding:
- the scpB gene encoding SMC-Scp complex subunit ScpB: MNLKNQIEALLFLTDKPLKTQVIARTINQDVQLVRQAMLELINDYEERQGAIEIADEDGYMMQVKDEFSNLVDEFAPFEMPTSLVRTLSAIAIKQPVMQSEVIKIRGAGAYDHIKELLARELIHRKEDGRSPTLTTTKKFQEYFRLSKDGQTWRTVMDKAQKAAPADHIDMDDEVIEPKQLAVFDATPKQEGTFDASPKLNQADEQDSVANESVSMLEAVDAISEVKAGSASGSN